In one Plasmodium falciparum 3D7 genome assembly, chromosome: 14 genomic region, the following are encoded:
- a CDS encoding methyltransferase, putative, with protein MQADKTKKGKNFKIRYSSKCKSNKTWKDNIRNRKKENSKKYEKNNLMHDRNIHKHIYIDYLELSKKYTFLKIFLHKNEKSTNVYYNFEQSIAVYFLSKSILKEYYDLNFYMPYIKNDEIQNNIILGNNSFNTNEFIYSINELKDINSLKNIILLSYKNYDAYLLNLKNDSNTNLSCRQYDDYTITYNNNINEQRNDIYCKNTFECNKKNENIILQNDQGGKFLCPCVPGRVNYIHILADLTDMNELNNLKNNLNSIKNNDKYIPVTNINVNININNTNKVQNNMFLLYGNIIKVLDIGVGANCIYPLLGNNIYKWSFLGTDINIDSLKYSFINILINNKENDIQLKYQTNKRNIFQNIINNSDLFFFSMCNPPYYTFIEEVNKNPYRMLEANVDEVVYYLGDQKGINIDNNNNDKENNNNNKKKNNKKNKKNSNDHNNHVDNMHGTNIFIDNIHTDDIQTHNINLDRTISSELGPINTENQKEQKVEREEENNITKIKMENSNHCCNNKNMSNQINDGNITSFKISINEEEEEEEEEHNLNNTPYINSTPNYNNNGGEYKFIMNMLEESISYFFNVIWFTTLVSKFKNVKLIKKEIINSMRLYHEYKKNQIYFLNCIIKENLYFNQTFVFKNIQKKIPPVYIAQYRIFESYSGNITRWIICWSYYNPEQIDALKKLYYEKAK; from the coding sequence ATGCAAGCAGATAAAACGAAAAAGGGTAAAAACTTTAAGATTCGCTATTCTTCAAAATGTAAAAGTAACAAAACATGGAAGGACAATATAAGGAATAGAAAAAAAGAGAACTCAAAAaagtatgaaaaaaataatttaatgcATGATAGGAATatacataaacatatatatattgattattTAGAAttaagtaaaaaatatacatttttaaaaatatttttacataaaaatgaaaagtcCACAAATGTATACTATAACTTTGAACAATCAATTGCAGTATATTTTTTGAGTAAatctatattaaaagaatattatgatctaaatttttatatgccttatattaaaaatgatgaaattcAAAATAACATTATTTTGGGTAATAATAGTTTTAATACTAATgaatttatttatagtatAAATGAATTGAAAGATATAAATTCTTTgaaaaatatcatattattgtcatataaaaattatgatgcgtatttattaaatttaaaaaatgatagtaATACAAATTTGTCTTGTCGTCAATATGATGATTATAccataacatataataataacattaatGAACAaagaaatgatatatattgtaaaaataCTTTtgaatgtaataaaaaaaatgaaaacattatattacaaaatgatCAAGGGGGGAAATTTCTCTGTCCATGTGTTCCTGGGAGggtaaattatatacacattttaGCTGATCTCACAGACATGAACGAATTAAACAACTTaaagaataatttaaatagtataaaaaataatgataaatatatacctgttacaaatataaatgtaaatataaatataaataatacgaATAAAGTACAAAACAATATGTTCTTATTATAtggtaatataattaaagtaTTAGATATAGGTGTAGGAGCTAATTGTATATATCCTCTTTTagggaataatatatataagtggTCTTTTTTAGGTACTGATATAAATATCGATTCTTTAAAATAtagttttataaatattttaataaataacaaagaaaatgatattcAACTAAAATatcaaacaaataaaagaaatatttttcaaaacattattaataattcggatttgttttttttctccatGTGCAATCCACCATATTATACCTTTATTGAAGAGGTAAATAAAAATCCATATAGAATGTTAGAAGCCAATGTTGATGAAGTGGTATATTATTTGGGAGACCAAAAGGGGATAAacatagataataataataatgataaggaaaataataataataataagaagaaaaataataagaagaataagaaaaatagtaatgatcataataacCATGTGGATAATATGCATGGaactaatatatttatagataaTATCCATACGGATGATATACAAAcgcataatataaatttagatAGAACTATTTCGAGTGAATTAGGGCCGATAAATACGGAAAACCAAAAAGAACAGAAAGTAGAAAgggaagaagaaaataatattacaaagaTCAAAATGGAAAATTCTAATCAttgttgtaataataaaaatatgagcAATCAAATAAATGATGGTAATATAacatcttttaaaatatctataaacgaagaagaagaagaagaagaagaagaacatAATCTTAATAATACACCTTATATCAATTCAACCCCaaattacaataataatggaggagaatataaatttatcatGAATATGCTTGAGGAAAgtatatcttatttttttaatgttataTGGTTTACGACATTAGTATCCAAgtttaaaaatgttaaattaataaaaaaggaaattatcAATTCAATGAGATTATATCatgaatacaaaaaaaatcaaatatatttccttaattgtataataaaagaaaatctATATTTTAATCAAacttttgtttttaaaaatatacaaaaaaaaattccacCTGTATATATAGCGCAATATAGAATATTTGAATCATATAGTGGAAATATAACGAGGTGGATAATATGTTGGTCATATTATAACCCTGAACAAATAGATGCTTTgaagaaattatattatgagAAAGCAAAATGA